The following is a genomic window from Bacteroidales bacterium.
AAAGAAACGAATTGGAGATCCTGTTACAACTTCAAGGAACAATTCTTCAAACGGCACAAACTTCCTGTTCTGAAGATACACTGTATCAATGGTTTCAGTATTAATCAGATCGAGATACTTTCCGGATTTCTCAAAAACCATTTTTCCGGAAATTGTATTATAATTCATCTGGGAACTTGTAACAGTCCCATTTTTGAACTGAACAATTCCCTTTGAAAAATCCTTAAAAAGAAATTGTGAAAGCACATTTGATGAATCGGGCTGTGCATATAAGCAGACCGGGTTAACAAATCCAGCTAAAATCAGCCAAATCTGAATAAGCTTTGAAAATTTCATATTAATGCGGTCCTCTGTTATCCAGCAGGTATGAGTAGAATAAAAGGTGAGATAACTTCTGCATTATCGGAGAACAATCGCCAAGGCTTACTTTACGTTTAAGAGCCATCTCTTTCCATGCCGGAGGGAGAAAATCTGTCCGGCTTACCATTCCGTCATCCGGTCCCGGGGTGCAATACTTAGTGTCAGCCCCTGCAGTATTTATCCTTATATAACACATAGGACATGGTTCTGCGGAACTGAATACAACCAATCCGGGTCTGTAAATATAGATATTAACATACTGCTTTGCCAGTCTGCTTTCTTCGAAATTTGTAAGTAATGTCATCTCAGCATGAAGATCTGATCTGTGTTTCTGTATCTGGCTATTATGTGCAGCAGCAATAATCTTTCCATCCTGATTAATTAGTACGGATCCTATACCATAACCACCCTGCATACAACTCTTTAATGCCTGAATGTTGGCAGCTTTGGCATAAATGTCATCACTGAACTCAGCCTCGGGCTGAAATGCTACAAGAAAAGTCTGAATCTTCTGAAAAATAACATTAACCGGATCATCACTCTTTATTCCCAACTGCAGGTCAACAAGTTTACTTATAACCTCCTCCCGGCTTCTGGTAACAAAATAGCCCGGATCAACCTGATTATTAGTAGATTTACCTTGCTGTGCATTTAACTGGAAGACCAGTATAATTAAACAGACAAATGTTAGAGATCGTTTCATACTCATAAATTATTACCTTATCCGGGAATATTTATATCCAATAGCATAAAATTAATAATTATCCTGAGAATACTATGCTCTAAATACAAAAAATCAGAATAGCTAAATATATTAAATTGTCAGTAATGCAGAATCAGACGATCCTGCTATTTGATAATTTCGTTGTAATACCATGTAAGTTTCACAATATCAGACTGACGTGAAAACTTAATCTTGCTGTCTTTTATATATTTTTTTAACTCTTCCTCCTTATCCGGGAAAAGCTTTAGAAACTGTCTTTCGTTAATGAAACTGGAATATTCTTTACCTGCTCTGATCCAATAGACAGGATTGATTTGAACCTTAAAATCTTTGGGAAGCTTAAGATTATAATAACCGGTTGACAGTTCCACTCCACTAAGCTGTTTAGTGCTGGAGACCTGAGATGTACCACCATATCCGGCAGGCGCTCCGGGAGGTGCTACCGATCCTGTATGCTGTACAAAGAGTGAAACGGGAGCTTCAAGCAAAACTTCGAAGAAAACCTTTCCGGAAGGAACAAACTTGCTCTTTTGAACATATACAGTATCAATCAGTTCTGCATTTGTTATATCATACAGGTCCTTACCATTCTCGTATACCATTTTTTCAGTTACGATATTATAGTTAAGTATGCTATTCTGTACCTGACCGTTCTTCATTCTTACACTTCCCATTGTAAACTCCTGAAACAAGAACTGAGGCATTGAACCATCTGCTGTTGTCTGGGCATTAGCCGGAAAGAAGATGACTACCAGTAAAAACAGGATTATTGATTTTTTCATATTATCTGAAATTAGATTTTACTGTTATTTATTTAACATAAGAATTCAGTTTTTCCCACTGAACATTCCACTTTTTATTATGAGGAAACTGATCATTTACACACATTGAAGCAACTGCAGTGAGCAGACCGCCATTTCCGGGCAAATATATTGACAGTCTGGCATCCTGATAATTATGGCCGTTTAAAAGATACCTGTTTTTAGGCGCTTCCATCATAAGGAAATCAATAGCCTGTTCTCCTCTTCCGATTGAGGCGGCCGACATGGCAAGCATCGGGAAATCCCAACCCCATGTTGATTTCCAGTTCCACTTTCGCAAAATTGTATCGAGAGAATTTCCAAGAATATCTTTATTTACCATCCTTGTTTCGGGAAGTACTCCCGAGATTCCTGATACTATGGGGTGGTCGCTCATATATCTCGGATTTTCATATGAATCCTTTGTATCTTCCGAACAAAGGTACAGACCATCCTGAACTGCCAGACCTGAGATCTTTTCAGTTATGTCATTCCATAAAGGAACTGGTTCAAGTCCCAGCCTGGCTCTCCATTTTTGAGCTGTTTTCAATCCCCAGTACCAGTAAACAAGTTCAAATGCCGGGTTAACGGTTGTCTCAAGTTTAAGACTCTCCTGGGCAGGAATCAAAACCGGACCCAGAACATATCTGTTAGCGGTGCTGTCAAACCAGGCATATGAGGCCATAAATTCAGCTGTTTCAAAAACAAGTTTATTGTATTTTTGGAGAATCTCATTTTTGTCAGCGGCATTTTCATAGAGCAGTTCCGAATAGAAAATCGGATGTGGCTGCTGCCAGATCAGGTAAGTGCCAACATTACTTGGACTCTCCCTCCCGTCAGGGCCAACCATTTTAGGCCATCTTACGCCCTTATAACCCTGATGTTCAGCTGTTGACTTTGCTTTATCATAGATATCAAAATAATATTGCATCTGTTTCTCAAGAATATCCGCGCGGTTCCACATAGCAAAATGAACTCCATGCCACCAGTGCATTTCAAGGTGAAATTTCCCATACCAGCTGTTATAGGTTAGTCCGGTTTCAGCAGGTGTCAACTTACCGCTGCACTGGATTCTGGTAAGGTATTGAGAAAGTATTACCCTCCTTTCAAGTTCCATTGCCCTTGGATCGGTGCATTCTGAGAAATCAACCGCACCTCCCGACATCCAGAAATCATTCCAGCTTTTATTGCTTTCTGTTTGTACTTCTTCAAAGGATCTGACATATCCTGTTCCGGGTTCAGTAAAAAAATGGCATGAGAACGTAAAAACAGAATCAGTCGCCTGCGGCTCAATAAAATAAATATGTTCAGGACCCTCTATTAAGTTGCCGCTGCTTCTGTTAAACAGAACATTATAACTATCTCTGTCCTGACTTCTTCTGAAAACCGAAATATTATTCGAGTCTGTTACCAGCTTAGTTTTATGTTTCTCAGGTGATAAGAAATTATAACCGCTCCAGGCCGGGTTAGCTGCCGGGAAGTTCAGTTTTATTTTCAGCCGGCCTTTTGTAATAAGTCCCGAGACGATCCTGACTGAAACCATATCATAATCCGGATGGCAAACAGTAATCAGATGAACAGGTTCACCCTCTATCTCAAATCTGCTTTCTATTTCACCTTTCCAGAGGTTTAATCTCTGCATCGGGTTTATAATATCATTAATTGTAATTTCAGCTCCATCCTCCTTAACTATATGAAGGCCTATGAGGCCAAGCTGGATCCTGTGAGGATTAGCTCTCAGCCATTCGGAAGCTGCTGCTTTCTGTTCATCCTCACTGGCTTTGAACTGATTAACATAATCAACTTGTCTTCCGTGAACGTCATAACTCTTATATACATCTTCCAATTGGAAATTTTCGGGATTCTCTCCTGTATGCCAGCCCCAGTTAGACATGGTGCCGAGAGGAATACCCTTTGCATATGATTCAGGAAAGGTTTGTAAACCGGTTATATCAACCGTAAATGCAAATTCACCATTGCCTACAGAGAGTGAACTGAGACTGTCAATTACCGAATTTTCAATATTATGCCTGGTAACCAGGGCATAACGGTCGATATTTATATTTTCTGAACAGCAGATCAAAAATAAGAAGAGAACAGGCAGGACAAGATAAATTACCTTTTTTTTCATAATCTATCTAGTTCCCTGCTTTTCGTTTGATAAAGATAAAATCACCGCCCTCATCACCTACATTCTGAATAGTTCCAAACTGAGGAACTGTCTCACTATTACTCATAACGGCCATTCTCATCTTGGCAAATAACTCTTCTGCAGGAAGATAATCATTTGGATTCTCTTTAAGGTTTTTAATCAGATACTGAAAGAAAACACTCTTATCAGGAACTTCTTTTAAATAACCACTTGTAATAGCCTTGCGGCTATTTAGCTGATAGAGCATCTCAATAGCATATGTTGCAGAAAATGCTGCTCTGGTCTTAAAGATCCCACCGCTGAAACAGGCATCGGCAATAAGAAGGGTATGTTTTGTTTTTATAGCACCAAGGTAATTGGTAAGATCAGTATTGGGGATCCAGTTGACCGGATTATTTTTTGAAGCATCTTTTGGCAACCAGTATCCTACACCCATTCCTTCATCCCAGTAACCATGACCGGCATAGAATATCAGAAGGTTATCATTTGGAGTAACTAGTGATCTTAGTTCATGCAATTTACCAATTATGGCTGCTTTTGTTTCATTCTTAAGAAGAATAACGTTCTGAGGATCAAAGTTATAGTCTTTTGTAAGAGTGTTATATAACTCGGTTACATCCTTGACAGGTTCATCAAGTTCATTAATATTAGGATCATCATAACTCTGATTGCCTATTAGTAGGGCAAAATTACGGGCGGCATAAAAACTATATTCCACTGTAACTGTACTGCTAATTGTATCATCGACTGTAAATACCTCAATTTTAAGATCATTTAAACCCAGCTTAAGGGAAAGAGGTTCATCAACCTGGAAAGCACATTCTCCCTTTGAAACAATGCTGTTAGGCAGGAATCCGTTAACAAAGGTACCGTTTCGCGAAATCATTACTTTCTTAATTGGAGCGGTGGCTTTTACACAAGCCTGTAAAGTGAACTTATCACTTCCGGTTGTATAATTATCCTTTGCCGGAGAGGTAATATTGATAGAATACTTATTCACAGGTTTGGCAGGCACCGCAGCAACAGGCTCAGCTACAGGTTCTGTAATGGTTTGAGTTTGTCTCTCCGAGTAGAATTGAATTTTGGAGCTGTTAAGAGCCACATCAGTTGCCACAACTTTTATAGTGTTTTTTCCAAAAGCCTGTGGTATTTCTGCCAGGAACTGACCATCGGCGGCAACTTTTGCTTCAATCCCGTTTATCATCACAGCAAATATTCCTCCTGTATCCTCAACCTTGCCTTTAACAATCAAGGTTCTGGTTGCTGATTTGGTTAGCGAATCTGATGCCAGAACTGGAGATTCAAGTTTAATTACCGGCGGTACAACATCGGCCTGAGCCCGGCTCTGATCAGTAAATTTCTTCTGTTCGGTTCCGGTCCTTGAGATATTAAGTGTTTTTATACCTGATTTGCTTTCGGAAACTTGACTAAAGGCATTACTGAAAAGACTTAAAAATATAGCAATGAAGGCAATCTTTTTCATGACATTCTTATTTTAAGGAATAAAAGTTAAAATCTAATACCTGCACCAAAGTTAAAAAATGAGAAGCCATCTACTGGTAATGTAGTAGTACCAGTTGGTCTTTGAGCACTTGAAAAACCAGAATACAATGATAACCGTTTAAATCCAGCTACCAGACCCAGGTCAATTCCATATAAGAATTGATTTTTTGACACTCCGGTTTGACTAACTTCATTATTCGCAACTACAAAACCTGTCAATAGATGAAGCTGAAGATCTTTTGTGTTTACAAGTCGCTTTGTAAGATCTGCCATTATAGCAAAACCCTGATAGGTTGCGGAACTCTGGCTATATTTTCTGTTCCCAAATAAACCACTATAAGAAATTCCCCAGTTTCCCATAAAACCAATTCTGTATCCCAAAAGAAAATTTTGAGGTCCGACCAATCCGGCTGCCATCAGATATGTCCGCTTTTTCCTTATTCTCTGTGCTTCTGATCCAACAAGATCAGGCGAGCCCTTTAAAAGTTCAGCTTTTATTGAAAAATCAACTGTTTTTACTTCATCAACGTCCTTTAATACATCCCATAATACCAGGTAATTATCTCTTCCTCCTGTGACATTTTCTCCGAAATCTCCGGAAAGACTTTTTAGTCTTGACTCCAAACCACCATTTATTGAACAGAAAACAGTTATCCGGAAGACCTGATCAGGTGTAGAGTTTAGAATTTTGTAATTGATCTTGATAAGATCGCCTGATTGTTCGACCCTAATACTGTCTACTTTTTGGCTGTTAAGAATTGAAAATGTGCTTAACAGAATTGATAATACCAATAAAAATTTTCTCATCTAAGCAGGATTAATGTATTAAAAATGCAATTCAATAACCTTAATAAATAAAATTAATAGATCGAAAATAATCTCAAAATCTATATAAATGTAAATAATTAATTAAACCGACGGTTTAACATTTATACATATTTTGTTAATTCCGGCACTTACATCTTTTTTAAATCATCTCAAGGAAACCTAGAATTTTATTCCAAATCCCATATTAATAAACCTATGCGGACTTGCAATAACAACCTTCTCATCATTCTTCTCAAGTTGTTTCGGATCGAGGTGAGAATACATTAACGTTACCACTGCCTTTTTAACTTCAAATATCATTCCAACCTCAGGCCCGGTCATTCCCTGATTCCATAAAACCGGTGAAGGAGGGCCTGCAAAATAAACCATCAGATCATTGTTTCTTATGCCTCCGATCAGATGCATCCGGAAATTTTTAGTGTTAATGATCCGCTTGGTAAGATCAAGTCCAACAACCGGTGTCTCCTTTTTTCTATCTGTATTTGTGTTTTTGTATTGCTCCATGATCGGCATTTTACCATATAGCAATTGTCCTGAAAAACCAAAACTCCCCATATAGCCTATTCTTACCCCAGCTTGTGGTCCGGGGAAGGATGATGAAATCAAGATACTTAATCTGGCTCCTTTGAATAAGCCGTTACTACCTCTCAATTCTTCGGGTTTTACAGACAGATCTTTAACAAGTTCAGCTTTAATAAAGAATTCAGCTGATTTAAGTTCAGGAATATCTTTTAAAACATCCCAAATGATCATATAATCTGAACGTCCTCCAATTATGTTCTCTCCAAAATCACCAACAATGCTGTTCATCTGCGATTTCAGACCGCCGTCAATTGAACAAAGAGCGGAGACTCTGAAAACCTGATTTGGATTCGAATTGAGTATTTTATAATGAATTTTAATGAAATCACCTGACTGCTCTACCTTTATACTGTCAATTTTCTGAGCTGCCAGATAGCCGGAAAAGAATAAAAACGATGATAAAATAATTAAAACCCTTTTCATATTTTAATTATTGTAAAGGACTATCTAAAAGCGCACTCCAATAGTGGAGGTAAAATAATTCAGAGGAGAAACAGCTTCCCAGTCACCCATTTTCTCGACCCGACCTGGATCAAAATGAGTTACCAGGAAAGAGAAAGCGATATGTTTAACTCCAAAAACCAATCCAATTTCCGGTCCGTATACTTTCTGTGGCTGAATAGGATTAACCGACGCCCCCGGAGAAATAAATGCAATACGGGTTTTCTGTATTCCAGCCATCAGATGCATCTGAAAACCGTTTTGATTAACAATTCTTTTAGTAATGTCAAGACTCATCGCATTCTCTTTCGGTGGATTATAAGAACTAAAAACCGGGTTTCCTCCCGGATCATTCACAGCTATTTTCCCCCTGACAAACTGAGCGGATATGCCGAAACTACCCATTATCCCTACCCTGAAACCCACTTTGGGTCCTGAAGGGGCCTCTGCTGCCAGCATAATATTAATCCATTTTTTAGACCACTTTTCAGTAAGAGCATTATTCCTATTTCCTTGATTATTAACGGTATTAAGATCTTTAACCAACTCAGCTCTCACTATAAATTCGGCCGAGTTGAGTTCTGCAACATCCTTAAGAACATCCCATACCACAAAATACTCTTCTTTCCCTCCGACCACATTATCCCCGGTATCGCCTGAAACACTTTTGATTTCAGTATTTAATCCGCCATTTATAGCACACAAAACCCTTACCCTGAAAAGCTGATCGGAATTGGAATTGAGGATTTTATAGCGAATTTTAATAAAATCTCCGGTCTGTTCAACGTTGATGCTGTCAACTTTTTGAGCTGAGACAAACTGAATTGAACATAAAAATAAAACCAAAAGGAGGGTAATTCTTTTCATAAATGAATCTGACTATTTAAAAATATTAATGAGGTTCCCAACCAGGATAAAACTGTCAGTAGATGTAAATATAATATTCATAGTTTAATATATCAAAGGGTTTTTGACTTATTTTTACTCAGGTCAACAGAGGTTAAAACATATACCTGAAGGTACAAATGAATGATGCTGAAATTACTATAATCGGGGCTGGGGTCATTGGTCTGGCTATAGCTGAGAAACTATCTGCAGCCCATAAAAATCTTTTTCTGATCGAGAAACACCCCACTTTCGGACAGGAAACAAGTTCAAGAAACAGTGAAGTAATACACGCCGGAATCTACTATACGAAAGATAGTTTGAAATCAAAACTATGTGTAGAAGGGAAAAACCTGTTATATGACTTCTGCAGGAGATATGACCTGCCCTTCAATAATTGCGGTAAACTAATTGTTGCCACCTCAGATGAGGAGATCTCTGTTATTGAAGGTATCAGGCAAACAGCTATCAGAAACGGCGTCAATGATTTGCAGGTGTTAGACAAACATCAGATAGCAGAGCTGGAACCAAATATCTTCGCCCTCAAGGCACTCTTCTCTCCTTCCACCGGTATAATTGATTCCCATTCGCTGATGAAACAATTTGAAACGAATACAATCAATAACGGAGGGCAGATAGTATATGGCAGCGAAGTGACCGGAATAAAAAAGATCGATGGAGGATTTGAGATTTCGCTACTTGACGCAGACAAGCAGGATTACACCTTCACTTCAGGAATAGTAATTAATTCTGCCGGACTTACAGCTGACAAGATTTCCGAAATGGTTGGAATTGAAGATAACAACCTCAAAATTCATTTCTGCAAAGGAGAGTATTTCAGAATAAATCCTCCAAAAAACAGGTTAATTAAAAGACTTGTCTATCCTGTTCCGCATCATAATATGGAAGGTATTGGCATACATATTACAATTGATATGGGTGGCGGAGTTAAACTTGGACCTGATGTAAAGTACCTTGAATTAAATACATACGATTACAAACTGACGCCTTCAAAACAAGAGGCATTTTTCAAATCGGCAAAGAAATTCCTTCCATTTCTCGAATTCGATGATATTGCTCCCGAAATGGCGGGTATTCGTCCAAAGACACAGAAACCAGGTGAGGATCAACGCGATTTTTATATTGAAGAAGAAAGTAAAAGAGGATACCCCGGGTTTATTAATCTCATCGGAATGGAATCACCCGGATTAACCTCATCCATTGCAATCGCAAAATATGTGAATAATCTGATTAATAATACAATATAAATTTCATAAATTTAATCCCTGCTAATCAAATCCGTTACAACCGTGAAAGGAGGCTTACTATGAAAATGACAACTCTTACCAGAAAGTTCTTTACGCTATGGTTGCTCTCATCAGCTTTTCTGTTGGCTGCTGCTCAATCAGGTAATCAGACTACTGAATTCAAACCTCAGATCGGACAGGAAGGTAAGGATGTAATCTGGGTACCAACTCCTGATGAGCTGGTTAATAAAATGCTTGAAATAGCGGAGGTTACTTCAAAAGATATTGTCATTGATCTTGGTTCGGGTGATGGCCGGACAGTAATTGCAGCAGCAAAGCTTGGAGCTAAAGCTATTGGTATTGAATTCAATCCCGATATGGTTGCTCTGTCAATAAAGAAGGCCGTGGAGGCTGGAGTTAAAGATAAAGCCACTTTCCTGCAGACTGATCTTTTTGAGTACGACCTTTCAAAAGCCACAGTAATAACAATGTTCCTTTTGCCTGATATAAACCTCAGGTTAAGGCCCAAGCTGCTCAACCTCAAGCCCGGAACTAGAGTTGTTTCCAATACTTTTACAATGGGTGACTGGGAGCCCGATTATGAAGTAACCACAAATGATGAATCATCAAGCTGGTATACAGCATTAATGTGGATCGTTCCGGCTAAAATTGAAGGCACATGGAAACTAAGTACCGGAGAACTTGTTATCCGTCAGGAATTTCAGATGTTCTACGGCGACCTGAAAAATGATAAAAAAACCTCTTCACTTTCAGAAGGAAGGATTACCGGTGATACAATCAAATTTAGAATTAACGGAGATCAGTATACCGGTAAAGTAACAGCAAATAAAATAGAAGGTACAGTTACGAGGAACGGCAATACAAGTGAGTGGTCGGCTACACGTGTTGAAAATTAATATTTGGATCTTAACAGTTTCTGAAGATCCGCCAACTCATCCCTGTATCTGGCAGCTTCAACAAAATCGAGTTCTGAAGCAGCTTTTTCCATACTTTTTCGCGTCTTTTCAATAGCTTTTTCAAGAGCTTCACTGTTCATGTATTTTATAACAGGATCAGCTGCCACATCCGGACGGTCAGGTTCTATGTAAGCTTTAGAGGCGGCGCCTTTCCTACCCAATCCGCTGAGAGCAGAACCTGCTTTCCTGAAAATCTGTGTAGGAGTTATACCCATCTCCTCATTGTATTTCATCTGTTTGCTCCTCCTTCTCTCAGTCTCATCTATTGTCTGTTTCATGCTTCGGGTAACATTATCAGCATACATTATAACCTTGCCATTGAGGTTACGTGCTGCTCGTCCAGCTGTTTGCGTGAGAGAGCGTGATGATCTCAGAAATCCTTCTTTATCCGCATCCAGAATCGCAACAAGAGATACTTCCGGAAGGTCCAGTCCCTCCCTGAGCAGATTGACCCCTACCAGAACATCAATAGACCCGTTCCTGAGAGCCTCCATGATATCTATCCTGTCCAGGGTATCTATATCTGAGTGGATATAACTGCACTTGATATTATACCTGATAAGATAGGAAGAGAGTTCCTCTGCCATTCTCTTAGTTATTGTTGTAACAAGTACCCTCTCTCCTGCTGCGGAGCGCGATCGGATCTCTCCCATCAGATCATCTATCTGGTTGAGGCTCGGACGTATCTCAATGGGCGGATCAAGCAGTCCTGTTGGCCTGATAACCTGGTCGACAAAAACGCCTTCGCTCTTTTCCAGTTCATAGTCGGCAGGTGTGGCACTGACAAAAATTGTTTGTCCCGTGAGTGATTCGAATTCTTCTATCCGCATGGGTCTGTTATCAAGGGCAGCGGGCAATCTGAATCCATATTCAACAAGTGTCTCCTTTCGTGACCGGTCACCTCCGAACATAGCTCTTATCTGAGGCAGGCTGACATGACTTTCATCTATAACAGTAATAAAATTATCAGGGAAATAATCCAGCAGACAGAATGGTCTTGTGCCGGGTTTTCTGCCGTCGAAATATCTCGAATAGTTCTCAATACCACTGCAATATCCGAGTTCCTTTATCATCTCAAGATCATACAGCACTCTTTGCTCAAGTCTTTTTGCTTCCTCTTTCTTTCCAATCTCATTGAAATGAGCTGTCTGAAGCATCATATCATCCTGAATTTCACTTACTGCGAGATTTATTCTCTCCCTGGTAGTGACGAAAATATTTGCAGGGTAGATTATATATTCATTAAGAAAATCAAGCCGGTGACTGTCAATCGGGTCGAAGGTGTTGATCTCTTCAATCTGGTCTCCAAAAAATATCACTCTTACAGCGATGTCGGCATATGCAGGAAAAATGTCAACAGTATCACCTCTTACCCTGAATGTCCCGTGTTTGAATTCCATCTCATTGCGTGAATAGAGACTATCAACAAGTTTTCTCAGGAAGAAATTGCGTGCGATATTCTGACCTTTCCTTATATGAACAGTATTAGAATGGAAATCCTCAGGATTTCCGATGCCATAGATACATGAAACTGAGGAGACTACTATCACATCTCTTCGACCTGAAAGCAATGATGATGTGGCACTTAGACGCAGTTTTTCGATTTCCTCGTTTATTGAAAGGTCTTTTTCAATATATGTATCTGAAACAGGAAGATATGCTTCAGGCTGGTAATAATCATAATATGAAACAAAGTACTCAACACGGTTTTCAGGGAAGAACTGTTTGAATTCACCATAAAGCTGAGCAGCAAGAGTTTTATTATGGCTCAGCACCAGAACCGGGCGGTTAACCTGATCAATGACATTGGCAATGGTAAATGTCTTACCTGATCCTGTTACTCCAAGAAGAGTCTGGAACGGTACTCCATCATTAAGTCCCTTAACAAGTTGTTTTATTGCTT
Proteins encoded in this region:
- a CDS encoding nucleoside deaminase, which translates into the protein MKRSLTFVCLIILVFQLNAQQGKSTNNQVDPGYFVTRSREEVISKLVDLQLGIKSDDPVNVIFQKIQTFLVAFQPEAEFSDDIYAKAANIQALKSCMQGGYGIGSVLINQDGKIIAAAHNSQIQKHRSDLHAEMTLLTNFEESRLAKQYVNIYIYRPGLVVFSSAEPCPMCYIRINTAGADTKYCTPGPDDGMVSRTDFLPPAWKEMALKRKVSLGDCSPIMQKLSHLLFYSYLLDNRGPH
- a CDS encoding caspase family protein, translating into MKKIAFIAIFLSLFSNAFSQVSESKSGIKTLNISRTGTEQKKFTDQSRAQADVVPPVIKLESPVLASDSLTKSATRTLIVKGKVEDTGGIFAVMINGIEAKVAADGQFLAEIPQAFGKNTIKVVATDVALNSSKIQFYSERQTQTITEPVAEPVAAVPAKPVNKYSINITSPAKDNYTTGSDKFTLQACVKATAPIKKVMISRNGTFVNGFLPNSIVSKGECAFQVDEPLSLKLGLNDLKIEVFTVDDTISSTVTVEYSFYAARNFALLIGNQSYDDPNINELDEPVKDVTELYNTLTKDYNFDPQNVILLKNETKAAIIGKLHELRSLVTPNDNLLIFYAGHGYWDEGMGVGYWLPKDASKNNPVNWIPNTDLTNYLGAIKTKHTLLIADACFSGGIFKTRAAFSATYAIEMLYQLNSRKAITSGYLKEVPDKSVFFQYLIKNLKENPNDYLPAEELFAKMRMAVMSNSETVPQFGTIQNVGDEGGDFIFIKRKAGN
- a CDS encoding NAD(P)/FAD-dependent oxidoreductase, coding for MNDAEITIIGAGVIGLAIAEKLSAAHKNLFLIEKHPTFGQETSSRNSEVIHAGIYYTKDSLKSKLCVEGKNLLYDFCRRYDLPFNNCGKLIVATSDEEISVIEGIRQTAIRNGVNDLQVLDKHQIAELEPNIFALKALFSPSTGIIDSHSLMKQFETNTINNGGQIVYGSEVTGIKKIDGGFEISLLDADKQDYTFTSGIVINSAGLTADKISEMVGIEDNNLKIHFCKGEYFRINPPKNRLIKRLVYPVPHHNMEGIGIHITIDMGGGVKLGPDVKYLELNTYDYKLTPSKQEAFFKSAKKFLPFLEFDDIAPEMAGIRPKTQKPGEDQRDFYIEEESKRGYPGFINLIGMESPGLTSSIAIAKYVNNLINNTI
- a CDS encoding class I SAM-dependent methyltransferase, giving the protein MKMTTLTRKFFTLWLLSSAFLLAAAQSGNQTTEFKPQIGQEGKDVIWVPTPDELVNKMLEIAEVTSKDIVIDLGSGDGRTVIAAAKLGAKAIGIEFNPDMVALSIKKAVEAGVKDKATFLQTDLFEYDLSKATVITMFLLPDINLRLRPKLLNLKPGTRVVSNTFTMGDWEPDYEVTTNDESSSWYTALMWIVPAKIEGTWKLSTGELVIRQEFQMFYGDLKNDKKTSSLSEGRITGDTIKFRINGDQYTGKVTANKIEGTVTRNGNTSEWSATRVEN
- the uvrB gene encoding excinuclease ABC subunit UvrB; translated protein: MDFKLVSDFQPTGDQPEAIKQLVKGLNDGVPFQTLLGVTGSGKTFTIANVIDQVNRPVLVLSHNKTLAAQLYGEFKQFFPENRVEYFVSYYDYYQPEAYLPVSDTYIEKDLSINEEIEKLRLSATSSLLSGRRDVIVVSSVSCIYGIGNPEDFHSNTVHIRKGQNIARNFFLRKLVDSLYSRNEMEFKHGTFRVRGDTVDIFPAYADIAVRVIFFGDQIEEINTFDPIDSHRLDFLNEYIIYPANIFVTTRERINLAVSEIQDDMMLQTAHFNEIGKKEEAKRLEQRVLYDLEMIKELGYCSGIENYSRYFDGRKPGTRPFCLLDYFPDNFITVIDESHVSLPQIRAMFGGDRSRKETLVEYGFRLPAALDNRPMRIEEFESLTGQTIFVSATPADYELEKSEGVFVDQVIRPTGLLDPPIEIRPSLNQIDDLMGEIRSRSAAGERVLVTTITKRMAEELSSYLIRYNIKCSYIHSDIDTLDRIDIMEALRNGSIDVLVGVNLLREGLDLPEVSLVAILDADKEGFLRSSRSLTQTAGRAARNLNGKVIMYADNVTRSMKQTIDETERRRSKQMKYNEEMGITPTQIFRKAGSALSGLGRKGAASKAYIEPDRPDVAADPVIKYMNSEALEKAIEKTRKSMEKAASELDFVEAARYRDELADLQKLLRSKY